One Phaseolus vulgaris cultivar G19833 chromosome 4, P. vulgaris v2.0, whole genome shotgun sequence DNA window includes the following coding sequences:
- the LOC137836634 gene encoding uncharacterized protein, whose product MACGCCWRWQWVEAKSMGLQCCYSSSAAKTKTSLTLRFPLPSPPRPVSVSVSVSALSDDNSRTATNGEDIKGSGTTARRRRLLKVREEKQQREYERLHNYPAWAKVLENACRDDEELRGVLGDSLGNPELMRKRVEDRVRRKGRDFQKSKTGSVLAFKVTFRNFNPIDSFIWFELFGPPSDRDVNLIGNVIQSWYVMGRLGAFNSSNLQMTNSSMEFDPLYDAEKGFKVMPSSFHDISDVEFQDNWGRVWVDLGTCDYFAIDVLLNCLTVLSSEYLGIQQIVFGGRRMGDWEEGMTSPEYGYKYFKI is encoded by the exons ATGGCGTGTGGATGCTGTTGGCGTTGGCAATGGGTGGAAGCCAAATCCATGGGATTGCAATGTTGCTACTCTTCCTCAGCTGCAAAGACCAAGACCAGTCTCACTCTTCGTTTTCCTCTTCCTTCTCCTCCTCGTCCCGTCTCTGTTTCTGTCTCTGTTTCTGCTCTTTCCGATGATAACTCTCGCACTGCCACTAACGGAGAAGACATCAAAGGGTCGGGAACTACCGCCCGACGTCGCAGACTGCTCAAGGTTCGAGAAGAGAAACAGCAGCGGGAATACGAGCGGCTTCACAACTACCCTGCTTGGGCAAA AGTCCTGGAGAATGCCTGCAGAGACGATGAAGAACTCCGTGGCGTTCTTGGAGATAGCCTTGGCAACCCTGAACTGATGAGGAAACGGGTTGAAGATAGGGTTCGAAGGAAGGGCCGAGATTTTCAAAAGTCAAAAACAGGATCCGTCCTTGCTTTCAAAGTCACCTTTAGAAA CTTCAATCCAATTGATTCGTTTATCTGGTTTGAATTGTTTGGACCACCATCAGATAGGGATGTTAATCTCATCGGTAAT GTTATTCAATCATGGTATGTCATGGGTCGCCTTGGTGCCTTCAATTCATCAAATTTGCAG ATGACAAATTCATCAATGGAGTTTGATCCACTATATGATGCAGAAAAGGGTTTCAAAGTGATGCCATCATCTTTCCATGATATCAGTGATGTTGAGTTCCAGGACAACTGGGGTCGTGTTTG GGTGGACTTGGGTACATGTGATTATTTTGCAATTGATGTGCTTCTCAACTGCCTAACTGTCTTGAGCTCAGA ATATCTTGGAATCCAACAAATTGTTTTTGGTGGTCGTCGCATGGGTGATTGGGAAGAGGGGATGACAAGCCCTGAGTATGGTTACAAATACTTCAAGATTTAA